A region of the Denticeps clupeoides chromosome 12, fDenClu1.1, whole genome shotgun sequence genome:
aggtgaaatagttCTATGCACAATACACTATGTAACTAACAGAAGCCTTCATTTGAATTCATTatgagttctttttttatttccccaaatCATTACAACTTTATAGAAAATTATctaaagaaaacaaagaaatatagTTGTGAGTGTTCTATGTTGAATAATGAGAATTGGGCCCTCTTGTCCATTTTGCCAGATTTGGATGGGAAACTTTTCTTATCCCTTCACACATCTCTTCACCCCTCCACCCAACCAGTGAACAAAAACAGAGGGCTATTGATTCCATACAGAGGGTGCATCACTCCCAGCTATctcaatccaaaaaaaaaaaaaaaatgctgctctgTGTGTCACTGCTTGTCACGATCGAGCACAGCTTGCTAACTAGCTCTGCTCCATTTTGCACTTGTGTAGTGCTTCTCCATCTTTGATGTATTTGATTTATACTGGTAAATTGAACAGATAACGTTTCACTGTTTCAGTCAGACAAATGTCTCTTTGTGAGTATGTCATTATCTGGAGCAGGGAGGTTTTCTGCCTCATAGACctattgtaaatttcccacttgtgggactaatagtCCTCATTTGTCTCCTGTGTGACATGACAAGACAGGTCAGAAAAAGTGTTTGTGATGTAGGCTCCTCCCCCACTTCCGGTGCTCTCGTTCCTGCTTCCTGGCCTGCGGGGAAAGGTCACCAAAAGGCAGCTGCCTGCCACTGTTCTGCACTTCCTGTTCCCAACCTGCACTTCCTGTGGATAAGATGGGGGTTTATATAGGCAATGGGTTCAGGGGTCAAATTTTCCTGCCTTATGGTGGGTCAAATAGGGTTAAAATGGTGGTCAATTTATATATAAGGTATATGATATGCCACTTAGTCCTCAGGAAATCTGTTTGTAATTACTTTCCTAAAGACTAATGCTGAGGCTTGTTACAACTAAAACTTTAAATTAAGGAATGTGTTCTATGTCTCTTGAATGAAAGAAATACTAATTAAATCCTTGAAAACTGACAGTGGGCAAAGTGGCAAATACTTACATGGATTAATGCCaacatttttcttccttttcggTTCATtatgaacataatttttttgtacaaacattttcaaacatatttcaaacaaacataaacaaattataaattacaatgtaatatattgtataattaaatatattcaaaaaaAGCTATGCCTCCAAAACGTAGATTTCAATAaaccttttttatatttctaatgCTATGAAATTCCCATAAacagaatatttatattaacagGTTAAATCAATTAAATACAACTTGCTATTATTTTGAAAATCTTGGGTGCATTGTGTTCCCatttttataaagaaaaaaaataagctAACTGGTGGGATATCACTGTATTAACCTGTATTAATGCCGCACAATTTTGGAAGTCTTCAGTCCTGCCAGTCTGGGCATGGATAGCGAGCGCATCAATGCAGAGAATTCTTCCTGCAGATGCCAGTGAAGCTGTGGAAGAGGTGGGGCACCCTGCCAGTTAGTAAAAAAGACTGTTgggcagagacacacacactcacacacacaaacatgcataaaCAATTTCGGTGCCCCCGCAGTGCCAGCTGTCCAAGTGGAACAGCtggtgggtaaaatgaagcccAACTGTCTATGGGTTTTTGCATCTACCATGGAATACCAAACCATGCCCCCAGTGACCCTCCTGCATGTTTAAACACACCCCACTTAGTTAGGCTGACAGTCTGGGCATGGCTCGTCCTCACCATCAGTTGCTCCTCTGAGTTACTGTTGGTGAGGGGGACTGTACTGGGAACTGCATGTCTTAGGTCAAGAACTAAGGCCAAAGTACACTCAAAGCTATATTTTACTAGAAAgagaaaagtgaaataactcttctgttttctttcatCTTTAGTTTGAGGCTATTGTAAGACAGCCTAATATAATGAGGATTCCTGTTGTGCTACCAAGATATGGATTCCTCAAGACATCTGGAGGTGTCCTGTGGACCAAGATATTAGGGGACGTTGTAAATCTTGTAAGTCCAGGCTAGGGCCTCCATTAATTGTTTTCCCAACACATCCAAAAGATGCTTAATTGGACTGAAATCTGGAGAATCTGGTATCGACATCAGTTGTCAGTCAAAAAAAGTCACTCACTTTTTCTACTTCCAACAACTTCAAGAACTGACTGTTCACTGGCCATGTAGTATAATGAGATCACTTCTACACTTAACCCATACTGggttttaatattgtggctgatgtgtgtattttgatGCTTTTGATGCATGTGCCCCGTGACAGAACACATACTGCCCCATATGGGAATAAACAAAAGACTGGCCCTGGGAGGCTCTGACTATAAACATATCAGAGCTTCTTCCATTCCATCTTACATTCAGGGATAAGCCTGTGGATTTTGTGCCAGGCTCATGCCAAATGTCCCTGGTGCAAATCACAGAGGAATGTCATTATTTCCTTTCAAGGCCTTCCTTTCCTAGCTGCAACACCCAAGTGTATGAAAAAGTGAGAGCATACAAATATAGTTTCACAGCTGTAATGCATGCCCATGCACAGATATACCGACTCATGTCTCTCTTTATAGCACtatgttcttcacattagtatttttctgtctctttacTCCTACTGATCTACAGGGTCAGTGCTGGCATCCAGATCACTTGTGCAGTGCTATAAAGTCTCTGTACTCTTAACagccacacacatatacacagagtGCTTTGTGAGAGTCCTTGGTGCAAAGAATGGACAGACACACAAGTAGGAAAGTGCAGGGTGAGAGaacttctgtctgtgtgtgtgtgtttacttgaATACTAAGTCATTCATTCATCTCATTTTAATGTCTGATATGCATCCATGCATCCATGATCTCTTGATTACCAAAGATTCAttggcagacacacacatacacacacacacacacacacacacacacacacacaaactctcaaaAAGGAATTCCATGGATTTCAGATGGCCAGGTCATTAGCATGAGTTCTGCGTCGGCCTGTCTTTGGTATCCAAGGAGGAGGACTGAGCAGATCTGAATGAGTTGAGACGTTGGAGAGGAACTGACTAAAGGCTGGGGCAGAGACTCTCGTTCCATCAATGGAAAAAATGagatgaatgataaatgactttCCTCTTGGTCTTTCATTCCTTCCACATCGGGTAATGTGCAGGAGAGCAGAGTACGGTATTGTAGTGCAATGCATCGCCCTTGAGAATGAAAGCTGTATTAGAAATTgcaggacagagacagagataCATTAAATGAAAGACAAACGCGTAAGTGTAAGTAGGGCAAAAAGGGGAGGAATGAAAAAGGGAAGGAAAACAACTGGGGGGAGACTAGCCCCCACTGACTAGTTTTGCTCCGATCCTGAAAAAGTGAGTTTGTTGTAATCGGATTGTAATGGTGGTGAGATCATTACTGAGGCTTTCCAGCAAAACCagagagggtggggggtggtggcgGCCACCCTGAACCCCAGCTGCTACCTCCCCTGCACTAAAACAGCCTGCATGTTTAACCCTATGCTGGGTGGCTATCACAGTCCAAAACAGGTCTGAACAGCCATGTTGCTTTTCTGGTTCTAAGCTAATTTTCTAATTTCAGAAAAGGATTTTAAGGGATAAGAACGCTAATTTGAAGACAAGCAGGGTGAAAATAGTCCAGGTGCTCACTGGGGAAGAAAGAGGTCTGATGGTAACTGTCTACAAACCATTTGTTGTTGTtcaggtgtgaaatgccagaGCATGAACAGTGCTGGTGAAATATTTATGGAACTTAGCAGAATATGAATCTGTGGCTTTTAAGTTAAGTTAACGCCATTATCCTGAGCAAATCACATTAAGTAATTATACATTCTGTCCCCCTCAAGCAACAAAGAGTGTTGGTCTGTTGGCCCATCTATTAGACGTATACTGCAGATAGTTGTCAGAGATCATTTAAAGCTATGGCAAGAAAACATACTTAACCGCTAAAGACAGAAAGTCTTTGTTTGCTTGCCCAATGCACATTCAGTGTGATGTTCCAGTCCCTCAGACACTCTGCAGCATGTTAGTCTCGCAGTTTCCGTGAACTCTGTTCCTTTCCCCACTGAAAATGCAACATGTGCAGCGGACATTCGTCTGGACAGgcctctctacacacacatgTAATGCGTTCCCTGGTTTATGTCTTTAGGTTCAGGAAGTAAAACATACATAGTCACCTGGACAACTGGAGAAAAACAGTTCCCCAGTGGTTTTAACGCCTCCCTTGATGTCAGTGGGGAGGGCAAAGGGGGCACATGCTGTGTTTGGGACTTTGAAGTGTTGCAGCCATCTTGTAAATGGGtcgacttttttttaaaagcacatttttgttttacccatttagttacatttttctcactttttaatTTGACCTTTTCCAGTAATTTATGGGCACAAAATAGATGCAAATATTGAGTAAatgtcatcatttttatttcctattGATACATAATTGCACAGTGGTACATTATTATCAAATGAACATAATTACTCATTAGTATCAATACAATAGTTGATAAGTAGATGTTTTTAATGTGATGGGATGGAAAATGACATGGggtgaatatatataatgtaaatatatacaatatataaaagtgtttttctttCCACTCTTCAGGTACCTGCCCTTTCTCACTGGAGGCCAGATAATGCGTCTTTGCTCCTCGCCCCATCCGTGATTATCAGATACCCTTCTCTATCCCACCGCCCTCTGTCTCCCTGTCATTGTCACCAAAATGACTGACGTGTCTGGTCTGGTGTCCAGTGAGGCAGGAGGGGATGAGGTGGTCGTGGACAACTGTCAGCTGGAGATTGTGAGGAAGTATGAAATCATCCCTGCAGTCATTTGCTCCATGTGCTGCCTGTTTGGCATCATCTACTGCTTTTTTGGTAAGCGTTATTGGTGATCTTGATGCATGGTTGAATATTCTTGATCATTTTTTAAGGGTCTTTTGTGCAGTGTGGTGTAGTAttgatattgtattttttttgtttacccAAATGAACACAGTGTAGAACATATGACATacatattgcatttacattcattatgaattatgatgacAGTCCTACTACTTACAACTTACTAATGTGGTGTCAGTGGTAGCAGCAGATTTGTAACAACTGAGACTAGGGTGGGTTAGCTAATTTATAGTTGGGTTTGTTGGCTAGTGTGTTACTGCCATCCTAGGTTAATATCGGTAGCTGTCCTTCTAAGTAAAAACAGATGACAGTTCTGACTTTAAATTAAACCAAACTTTATTTAGTTAATCTAATGTTTAACAATGGTGCAGAAACACACTGTGCAAAGTGTAAGTCTGGCTGTGGAGGTGAGGCAGGAAAATGAAATTGTAATGATTATATAGTGACTATAGTTATATAGTGCAGACTTTCCAGAGACGAGGGGTTTGAAAGATGGAGACATGCATTTGGTGTATTGGGTATGGCGGGATGAAGTCATTACCACTTCGTAATGAAggcttttgtttgtgtgaggTGAGCAATTGGCACATTAGAAGCAGATGCTGGGAAGTggctttgtttttgtgtgtgtgctgcagtttttcactgATTGATGTCAGACCACAAATTTAGTTCTTCCAGCTCTTCCAGCTTTCACTGCTGTTATTCATTAaatttctttttcctcctcctgtcctgtcctgtcccttCATTTTCACTCTCTAGCAACTCTCAGATCTGACAATTGGGACATAAATTGTGCAATACAGCCTTGTATTTAGTGATTGTCTTAccattctcaaaaaaaaaagatcattaaaaGATcacttttatttgcttttttttgtgtcttgggggggcagtggtggccggttaaggaaacggacctgtaatcagaaggttgccggttcaaatcccgatctgccaaggtgccactgaggtaccgtccccacacactgctccctgggtgcctgtcatggctgcccactgctcaccaagggtgatgggttaaaagcagaggacacatttcgttgtgttcaccttgtgctgtgctgcagtgtatcacaatgacaatcacttttacttcacttaaTTGATCATTAttgtcttttttgttttctctgtcttTAGGTTATCGTTGCTTCAAAGCAGTGATGTTCCTGTCAGGCCTCATGTTTGGCTCAGTTATAATCTTCTTGCTGTGCCATAAGGAGCGGGTGCTGGACACCCAACTGAGTGTGGAGGCGAGTGCAGGCATTGGGTTGGGCATTGGCCTCTTGTGTGGCCTGGTCACCATGCTTGTGAGAAGCGTGGGCCTCTTTATGACTGGACTCCTCTTGGGCTTGCTGCTGGCGCTTGCAGGCCTGCTGGTCACTCAACAATTCTACACACCCACCTCTGTCTGGGTAAGCAACATCAATAATCAAGGGTACTCAAAACTTCCTAGTAGCTTAGGAAATAACACATAGGTAGTAATAATCAGTTGCCAAGGAAGAGCTAGATCTCTGCAGCTGAAGTAGCTATGCTACTAAGGTTTCAGGCCATCACAAGGACCTAACTATGTACAGGTCATTGGGAGCTACATTtgaacaaaatgattttttctGTAGCAtggtaataaaaacatttaaagaaattagaatGAAAGGAGGTTTATATTTAAACCAGATGACTAACTTCAAACATGTGACTGACAGAGTGAGTTATTTAGTTGATTTAATACAGGTTGTCCTCTAATGGATGCCTTCAGATTTTTGGGCCACTCAAAGATCATTATTTAATATTGAATATCTAAGTAATGTATCTAGTAATGTGGTAATTAACCCCATGCCGAATAGTCTGAAGTTCTCagtttaaattatataaattatataagtATAGTGTTCTTACTCATCAAAGAACATATTCATTCAAGCAAAAGACAGTCCTTGCATCagattctttcttgtttttcataaaacaatTTATTGGTATCTACATTTATTAAAGatcacaaaatgtgtttgttttgacaATTATACATCACTACATTACAATGGTGAAAGAGAAGATACAGTTataacttaaatacagaaaatcaATAGGCCAATTTCAAAGGCACCAAGGTATCAAAAATAACTaacaattattataataataatatcaaaaaATTGGAACAACATTTGAAACAGTTTTCAAAATACATATATCACTCAAAATAAAGTCAGTTCATATTGAATCATTTATCTAGCTATATTCTGAGGGGAAAAGTCTATTTcttctaaatatatatttgacgGATAATGTCTTAATGTCCTCAATTATTGAGTATTGGGCTATAAACACAAATTATCTATATATTCATGCTCACTGTTAATGATTTGTTTCCATTTGCTGTCTCAGGTGCCCCTGGGTGCTCTGCTGGGCACAGGCATGCTCTGTGCTGTGCTCACACTGCAGTGGCAGAAGTCCTTCACCATACTCTCCACTGCGGTGTTTGGGGCTGCCATCATGACTGTCTGCGCAGACTACTTTGTGGAAatgctggtgctggtgatgcACATGTATGACTGCTTGAGGCTAGTGCCTTCGCCACTCCCTCTGTGCTGGTACAGCTGGGTCATACTGGGCATTTGGCCCATACTTAGCCTCATGGGAATACTGGTGCAGTGGAAGCTCACGGCTGAGGGCTTCTCCCATACAGAAGGTGAGGCTTCAACTAGATTTAGTTTTAAAGAACCATGGTATTTTTAATTGCATGtttcaaagatttaaatgcATGGTGATATTACTTGGGAATTAAGAGAAGGTAGTTATTACAGCTTTTAGATCTTTAGATTTGACACAAATGAACTTTTACTATATTGTAATCATTTCACTGTACAAAAGTGACTAGCACTTAGAGTCATCCatcctcttctctcttctcagtCATTATCAGCAGGAGACAGAAGAGGGTGCAGCTGATGCGGATCAGGCAGAAGGAGGCTAAGAAGCGGCAGCAGAATGGTGGTCAAGAGGGGACGTATCGCCGCAAGCCCACACCTGTCAAGCGATACGCCGGGGACCTGCTTGCACCGGTCAGTCCCTTACAATACaatttaataatgtatttaaaataggTCTTAATAAACATGGTTCTAAGATGAATTAATTCATTCACACAGCCTTTAGACTATTGTGATGAAGCAATAAAATTTTTTCTCTTATAACAAAGCATTACAGTTACCATGGTCTGGGTGAATGCTTGATTCTGATTGGATGGTTCAAATCATGTTCAATCACTGTTCTGTGCTGTTGTAACAGTTAATGAAATCAGAACAACACAGTGAAAGAACAGCAGGCCTGGATCTAGAACtgcatgtattattttattaacataaacacaaaacaaatggttattaaattaatgttataataatcatataaaatatatgttttattttgtattaaatctATAATATGTATGTTTGGataattgtatttataatcCATGTCATTCAACTcactgataaaagaaaaaaattcttgtTCACACTTGCAGAGCTACTTACAAAGTCTTCGGGACCGACAAATGGGTACGGGCACTTCTCTCAGCAGCCTTGGCACTGGCAACCAGACGATGATTGACTTTGACTATGAGACAGGCTCCACTGCACCACTTACTGCCACCACACCAGTCATACGCGTCTGATAGGGAGTGGCCTGTGGTACACACTCCATTTTCTGACCACACCTTTTACACAACCTCAACAAAGAGTTTCCAATACCATTTCCAACATCTCAAACCTTTCAGGATTATACTCTCTTTTGACAAGACATAGACTTCCAGCATAGCTGGAGTATCCTGAACAGAGCATGTGGACACATATGCATGAGGCGAAGAAGAATTTCATGCCTTAAAGGAATGAGCTACTAATTTCTCAATAAGCCAATGGGGACCCTGTATAAACCATGGAGGTTTTGGAATTGAAGCATATTATTTAGGTCTGACGGGAAACTGTGGAGCAGCAAATCGAGGCTGGAGTGAATGGACAGAAACTGGTTACTTGCTGTAGACTTCCAGTTGTAATATAATCCCTCTCCCATAGGCCTAGGTGAAAACTGTTTGTTtacttctttgtgtgtgtgtgtgtgtgtatatgtgtgtgagtgtgtttatttttaaacatgtcTTCTTGAACCCAATGATTTTGGAATGAGTTCATGAAGGAACCTAACCACTTGACCTCTGCCATCTTGACTTAGTTTGCAGTTTTCACCACCAGATTATTACTTAGACATAACAGTTCACCCACATGAAAAAATTGTAGCCACTGGACATTCAGTCTGTGTCTGTTTACTTAACATAATCCAATTCTGTGCGCACAGGCTCGGTGGTTTGAAATAAATTTTATAGTGTATCTTTTATGCTATGAAATGAATCTGCTGAAACATTGCATCATATTTCTGACAAGCATGACTGTTTGATAATGAATATTGAGCAAGATATGTGGACTGATGATAGagcaaaaatcacaaaaaaatgattaattacttGACAAAATATAGGgctatttatgttttttttcacaataatCCTGTTATTCAGAAGAATGACACTCTGAATGTGATGATATGTTTCCCACCTTTAGTGTGAAGACTAGATTATTTGTCACAAAATATGATCCCATGACTGGAAACTTTTTAGCTATTTTAAATGCTGGACAGTCAGCTTGATTCTGGACATTGAATTGTAAAGCCTGGTAAAGCTGTTAGAGTTCTAGTAGCATTCATAATTCAGTGCCTTAAGggataaaatacagaaaaaaaattgtgtaggATCAAGtcttacttttttccattaATATATGTCAATTCATTGTtttgaatgaacaaatgtgtttctattaactattatgtttttttcccattttgttttttaatttatacaaa
Encoded here:
- the LOC114800649 gene encoding transmembrane protein 198-like is translated as MTDVSGLVSSEAGGDEVVVDNCQLEIVRKYEIIPAVICSMCCLFGIIYCFFGYRCFKAVMFLSGLMFGSVIIFLLCHKERVLDTQLSVEASAGIGLGIGLLCGLVTMLVRSVGLFMTGLLLGLLLALAGLLVTQQFYTPTSVWVPLGALLGTGMLCAVLTLQWQKSFTILSTAVFGAAIMTVCADYFVEMLVLVMHMYDCLRLVPSPLPLCWYSWVILGIWPILSLMGILVQWKLTAEGFSHTEVIISRRQKRVQLMRIRQKEAKKRQQNGGQEGTYRRKPTPVKRYAGDLLAPSYLQSLRDRQMGTGTSLSSLGTGNQTMIDFDYETGSTAPLTATTPVIRV